A genome region from Cardiocondyla obscurior isolate alpha-2009 linkage group LG14, Cobs3.1, whole genome shotgun sequence includes the following:
- the LOC139108208 gene encoding uncharacterized protein, protein MPKRKKENNEKDAERIKRECNERKALQQYNRRQKKKLSTEQNHIPDQIIENISIPSTSNVNNIPNIIENASTSYTKQISQQEKRTDCQEQIDIVLFKERKALYQYNYRHKKNLTTKQNRITLNQITENICNPSTFNVTNIPNIIENANTSNKKQVSHIFENICIPSTSNVIDIPNIIENATQESQREKRIQRNLRYRSRFKDQPSLNYTTIDNLEEYYIGDMNILCTHCNAKHFKAEKVLNRGNSFYDCCDHGAVFLEPLPEFPNFLRNLLEGNHEKSNNFFKCVRSYNSSFSFASFNANLINFGNRRPGPYCFKIQGQIYYQMNTALYPEENERPTNGQLFIINSNEAVNCRLNKNLNLDLEIIQNIELIIRENNIYAKSYQIMGEEIENQRQLLCNTNDVLPELKLLFTLKPGMDRRRYNFQRTNEVAAVFSTNADGEIPESYVTIRNKNTKTLQLISSMDPNVEPWIYPLFYPYGTQGWHCNLMKKNSNRRITRGQYIKYRMAIRDNFNPFLLGRRLFQQWLVDNYVKIEKDRIDFCKTHQKELRSETYQGLIDYMQNVTNNSNRRIGKMVVLPSSFIGSPRNMLQNYQDAMAIVTKYGKPDLFITMTCNPNWREIQENLLPGQQPSDRPDICARIFNIKKDYLIDLIVKQKMFGETAAYVYVIEFQKRGLPHIHLLITLKHNFKITIPEIIDKYISAEIPDPYKNRTLHDIVMKHMIHGPCGDWCLKDNRCSKRYPRAFQEETKVDENNYPYYRRQDTGKIYERPGGYKVDNRHVVPYCPALSIIFNSHINVEIVSSIKSVKYLYKYIYKGHDAAAITIEPVTENVIVDHDEIRDFIEARYVGPVEASWRILNKKLQEKSHVITRLPIHLPNEQNVIIENDSIESALASALNQVTMLIDYFALNLRDIEAKKYLYIEIPQYYTFKKEKINGQNISHWKKRQGYFNCIGRMYSVSPSQTELFHLRLLLLTIKGATSFDDLKTVNGIIHQTFTETCLALGLVEDDDEWVRCVNEGVRWMMPRQLRKLFVRILIHCQPLHPKELWENFKIAMSEDYARRYGTIQGEKKTLKQINTMLIAENKSIYDYWQVQQMELIENDIEENPENYERNEQMRKIGTEQYNRLNEKQKQIVDLILQKIDNNDNNNNCFYIDGPGGTGKTFVYTTIYYLAKIRQKQVYTMAFTGIAATLLPFGKTVHKTFGLPVPLFADSTSTIKIQSKEAQNLKEIDIFIWDEAPMAPRYALDIMDKLLQDIMENNLPFGGKVVILGGDFRQLLPIKVRGTRSEIVNLSIKYSNVWKYFTKLSLTQNMRVKPEEIEFAKFLLDMGDGKVNDSENNIQIPQCCIAPAKANIVIDIFGELIKKQDFNNMAKCAILSPRNVDVEKINKQVVELLNIFEERIYTSVDSIENCGNDDNIINSLTPEYLNTLSPTSLPPYELRLRKNCIVMLIRNLSINEGLCNGTRLIIKEMENHLLKCQILTGDKMGDIVFINRITLYCENEYPFAFKRRQFPIKIAFAMTINKSQGQTFEKIGLDLTRDVFNHGQLYVACSRVRSWKALTVYLGEQRINTYVKNYVYKEIYE, encoded by the coding sequence atgccaaaacgtaaaaaagaaaacaatgaAAAAGATGCAGAAAGAATTAAACGAGAATGTAATGAAAGAAAAGCATTACAACAATATAATCgtagacaaaagaaaaaactatCAACTGAACAAAATCATATACCTgatcaaataattgaaaatatttctattccCAGTACatcaaatgttaataatataccTAACATTATTGAAAACGCCAGTACATCTTATACCAAACAAATATCACAACAAGAAAAAAGGACTGATTGTCAAGAACAAATTGATATAGtactttttaaagaaaggaaagctttatatcaatataattatagacACAAGAAAAACTTAACAACTAAACAAAATCGTATAACACTTAATCAAATAactgaaaatatttgtaatccCAGTACATTTAATGTTACTAATATACCTAACATTATTGAAAACGCCAATACGTCTAATAAAAAACAAGTATCACATATattcgaaaatatttgtattccCAGTACATCTAATGTTATTGATATACCTAACATTATTGAAAATGCTACACAGGAATCACaacgagaaaaaagaattcaacGAAATTTACGTTATCGATCACGTTTTAAAGATCAaccttctttaaattatactaCAATAGATAATTTagaagaatattatattgGTGATATGAATATATTATGTACTCATTGTAATGCTAAACATTTTAAAGCTGAAAAAGTTTTAAACAGAGGAAATTCATTTTATGATTGTTGCGATCATGGAGCAGTATTTCTAGAACCACTACCTGAATTTCctaattttttacgtaatctGTTAGAAGGAAATCAtgaaaaatctaataattttttcaaatgtgTACGTAGTTATAATTCATCATTTTCTTTTGCCTCATTTAacgctaatttaattaatttcggaaaTAGAAGACCTGGTccatattgttttaaaatacagggacaaatttattatcaaatgaATACAGCACTATATCctgaagaaaatgaaagaCCAACTAATGGACaactatttattataaactcaAATGAAGCGGTTAATtgtcgtttaaataaaaatttaaatttagatttagaaattatacaaaatatagaattaataataagagaaaataatatatatgctAAATCATATCAAATAATGggtgaagaaatagaaaatcaacgacaattattatgtaatacaAATGATGTATTAccagaattaaaattattatttacattaaaaccAGGAATGGATCGTCgtagatataattttcaaagaaCAAATGAAGTTGCTGCTGTCTTTTCTACGAATGCTGATGGTGAAATACCAGAATCGTATGTTacaatacgaaataaaaataccaaaACTTTACAACTAATAAGTTCTATGGATCCTAATGTTGAACCATGGATATATCCATTATTTTATCCATATGGAACACAAGGATGGCACtgtaatttaatgaaaaaaaacagcaatagACGAATAACCAGAGgacaatatattaaatatcgcatGGCTAttcgtgataattttaatccttttttGTTAGGACGACGATTATTTCAACAATGGCTTGtagataattatgtaaaaattgaaaaggaTAGAAtagatttttgtaaaactCATCAAAAAGAATTACGTTCAGAAACATATCAAGGTTTAATAGATTATATGCAAAATGTcacaaataattcaaatagACGAATAGGAAAAATGGTTGtacttccttcttcttttattgGATCACCGCGAAatatgttacaaaattatcaagaTGCAATGGCAATAGTTACAAAATATGGAAAACCAGATCTGTTCATCACAATGACATGTAATCCAAATTGGCGTGAAATTCAAGAAAATCTTTTACCTGGTCAACAACCTTCAGACAGACCTGATATTTGCgctcgtatttttaatattaaaaaagattatcttatagatttaattgttaaacaaaaaatgtttggTGAGACAGCagcatatgtatatgtaattgAATTCCAAAAACGTGGATTACcacatatacatttattaattacgttaaaacaTAACTTCAAAATAACAATTCCagaaattattgataaatatatttcggcTGAAATTCCAGATCCATATAAAAATCGTACTTTACATGATATAGTTATGAAACATATGATTCATGGACCTTGTGGAGATTGGTGTTTAAAAGACAATCGATGTTCTAAACGTTATCCAAGAGCATTTCAAGAAGAAACTAAAGtcgatgaaaataattatccaTATTATCGTCGACAAGATACTGGTAAAATTTATGAACGACCAGGTGGATATAAAGTAGATAATCGTCATGTGGTGCCATATTGTCCAGcattatcaattatatttaattctcataTTAATGTTGAAATAGTTTCCAGTATTAAAtccgttaaatatttatataaatatatttacaaaggTCATGATGCAGCAGCTATAACAATTGAACCAGTAACTGAAAATGTAATTGTTGATCATGATGAAATACGTGATTTTATTGAAGCACGTTATGTTGGACCTGTAGAAGCTAGCTGGcgaatacttaataaaaaattacaagaaaaaagTCATGTTATAACACGATTACCTATTCATTTGCCAAATgaacaaaatgtaataattgaaaatgatTCAATTGAAAGTGCATTAGCTTCTGCATTAAATCAAGTCACTATGTTAATcgattattttgcattaaactTACGTGATATtgaagcaaaaaaatatttatatatagaaattccacaatattacacatttaagaaagaaaaaattaatggccAAAATATATCACACTGGAAAAAACGTCAaggttattttaattgtattggCCGAATGTATTCTGTGAGTCCATCGCAAACGGAGTTATTTCATTTACGATTATTGTTACTAACAATTAAAGGAGCCACGAGTTTTGATGATTTAAAAACTGTTAATGGTATAATTCATCAAACATTTACAGAAACATGTTTGGCTTTAGGTTTGGTTGAAGATGATGATGAATGGGTTAGGTGTGTGAATGAAGGTGTTAGATGGATGATGCCACGACAACTACGCAAATTATTTGTacgaattttaatacattgtCAACCATTACATCCTAAAGAACTTTgggaaaattttaaaatagctATGTCAGAAGATTATGCACGACGATATGGTACAATAcaaggagaaaagaaaactttaaaacaaattaacacTATGCTTATAGCAGAAAATAAAAGCATTTATGATTATTGGCAAGTACAACAAATGGAACTAATTGAAAATGATATAGAAGAAAATCCAGAAAATTATGAAAGAAACGAACAAATGAGGAAAATAGGAACTGAACAATATAATCgattaaatgaaaaacaaaaacaaattgtagatttaattttacaaaaaatagataataatgataataataataattgtttttatattgatGGTCCAGGTGGAACAGGCAAAACATTTGTATATACaactatatattatttagCAAAAATTAGACAAAAACAAGTATATACAATGGCTTTTACAGGAATTGCTGCAACATTACTTCCTTTTGGAAAGACAGTTCATAAAACTTTTGGATTACCAGTTCCATTGTTTGCTGATTCGACATCTACTATCAAAATTCAATCTAAAGAAGctcaaaatttaaaagaaatagatatttttatttgggATGAAGCACCGATGGCTCCACGATATGCATTAGATATAAtggataaattattacaagatattatggaaaataatttaccattTGGTGGAAAAGTTGTTATATTGGGCGGTGATTTTAGACAACTTCTTCCAATTAAAGTACGAGGTACTCGAAgtgaaattgtaaatttatctataaaatatagtaatgtttggaaatattttacaaaattatcattaacgCAAAATATGAGAGTAAAACCAGAGGAAAtagaatttgcaaaatttttattagatatgGGAGATGGTAAAGTAAATGattcagaaaataatatacaaattccTCAATGTTGTATAGCACCAGCTAAAGCTAATATTGTTATAGATATATTTggcgaattaataaaaaaacaagattttaataacatggCTAAGTGTGCAATATTATCTCCAAGAAATGTGGatgtagaaaaaattaataaacaagttgttgaattattaaatatatttgaagaaCGAATTTATACAAGTGTAGACAGTATCGAAAATTGCGGAAATgatgataatattattaattctttaacaccagaatatttaaatactttatcaCCAACATCTCTTCCTCCTTATGAATtacgtttaagaaaaaattgtattgtaaTGTTAATTCGAAATCTTAGTATTAATGAAGGACTTTGTAATGGTACTaggttaataattaaagaaatggaaaatcatttattaaaatgtcaaattttAACAGGAGATAAAATGGGAgatattgtatttataaatcgtatAACATTATATTGCGAAAATGAATATCCTTTTGCATTTAAAAGAAGACAATTTCCTATTAAAATAGCTTTCGCAAtgacaattaataaatcacaAGGACaaacatttgaaaaaattGGACTCGATTTAACTAGAGACGTTTTTAATCATGGTCAACTTTACGTTGCTTGTTCACGAGTACGATCATGGAAAGCATTAACTGTTTATCTGGGAGAACAACGAATAAATACATATGTcaaaaattacgtatataaagaaatatatgaataa